Proteins encoded in a region of the Streptomyces sp. NBC_00310 genome:
- a CDS encoding site-specific integrase, translating to MQKVRWRHKLPLHPSDAQVITCQQDHLRRHSPHLFHEDGRPRSTCMVLFPTPRRSRANALGERPYDSSTIGYWLQTWLDQFAVTDEQGKPFDPARVLPYAFRHTYAQLRADAGVPLDILQVLMAHQDPSTTQVYYRPSHPRRVEAVRAIAAKYQFDLTGGRIRARIPDDDMADRIRAGVGSVPVPAGRCHEMNNVRADGHGCPVYNRCFSCTFYTTDFTHLPELRQLRAGKAEQLAALESAYGGVLTAGPLSAASLELLRQEVQQIDERVGKCEADISSLTPEKRTTVESWLHTRDWFLTVIPVAAVLAGQQRLDQPTVDPIVTESTTG from the coding sequence ATGCAAAAGGTCCGCTGGCGGCACAAACTCCCGCTCCATCCCAGCGACGCCCAGGTCATCACCTGCCAGCAGGACCACCTGCGGCGCCATTCCCCGCACCTGTTCCATGAAGACGGACGGCCCCGCTCGACCTGCATGGTGCTGTTTCCCACCCCGCGCCGCTCCCGCGCCAACGCGCTCGGCGAGCGGCCCTACGACAGCAGCACGATCGGTTACTGGCTTCAGACCTGGCTCGACCAGTTCGCAGTGACCGACGAACAAGGCAAGCCCTTCGACCCGGCACGGGTGCTCCCCTACGCCTTCCGGCACACCTATGCCCAGCTCCGCGCCGACGCCGGCGTCCCGCTCGACATCCTGCAAGTCCTCATGGCCCACCAGGACCCCTCCACCACCCAGGTCTACTACCGGCCCTCGCACCCCCGGCGGGTGGAAGCGGTGCGCGCCATCGCCGCCAAGTACCAGTTCGACCTCACCGGCGGCCGGATCCGCGCCCGCATCCCCGACGACGACATGGCCGACCGGATCCGCGCGGGCGTAGGCTCGGTGCCCGTCCCCGCGGGGCGCTGCCACGAGATGAACAACGTCCGCGCCGACGGGCACGGCTGCCCGGTGTACAACCGCTGCTTCTCCTGCACCTTCTACACCACCGACTTCACCCACCTGCCCGAGCTGCGCCAATTGCGCGCCGGGAAGGCGGAGCAGCTCGCTGCGCTGGAGAGCGCCTACGGCGGCGTGCTTACCGCGGGACCGTTGAGCGCGGCGAGCCTGGAGCTGCTGCGCCAGGAGGTTCAGCAGATCGACGAACGCGTCGGCAAATGCGAAGCCGACATCAGCTCCCTCACTCCCGAGAAAAGGACCACGGTGGAATCCTGGCTCCACACCAGAGACTGGTTTCTCACCGTCATCCCCGTGGCGGCGGTTCTGGCCGGGCAGCAGCGTCTAGACCAGCCGACCGTCGACCCGATCGTCACCGAATCGACGACGGGATGA
- a CDS encoding DUF6603 domain-containing protein yields the protein MALTVDELVALFPAGGAGTFELDTGRLGLSGEAESLEHLPSGILTLTEATADSAALTVTGKVTLAGEEMPASARFFATGRAVDALLFEASPATWLLQTAVARVDLSGLSGGRSLRVLLAAGQAAAAAGRCPGTGPWVGFQLGGAVADPLEFRAELRKESIGTAQPLDGPPLLITPLLEALGEYGVELPGPLVHWLERVQLHQHPMGKTDNLMVTAEAPVDHGTGANPVELLVLRTTALGRTDQEGKPKATTVAMVRVRTDWDGSGLPVVGPMIGNGLLSLPALQIMYVSENLNAEDVIKINRVVTEYNLGPLQQLPVVNEAAGVPLGKNVSAAAYLAVMGNPTPALVITVPPKFGPAPESPEKPKLEYEFVIGKQFGPVYLSAIVFRYDLKKGLLIELQGQVTVGSLTWQVAGLGFYVGMSGGFPLLPFLHGMNIEATAADGLIGLKGGLLNKKPDDSTLDFELAGLILVQAMAVELGAQAVWARSVEGWHSVFIYGEISLVGGASVFGPPPFTVTGFSAGFGINSSFKKVPTGAELAEFPLVARLDAAQALPGMPAPTPYTPEDALKALTGPTGWIRPTEGQYWIAAGVKFTSFGFIETKALAVIELGDSVKAMLLGRTSVSLPRTLKPNARAIARVNIGLSLGFSSAEHCLSMDVALLPGSYVLDPSIELTGGIAVYVWTGGGRAGDFAISLGGYHPAYNVPTHYPRPKRLGFVWSPASDITVRAEAYAAITPAAFMFGGRLAAVYDKGIFSAWFTAHLDVLVQWKPFYLDVRLGISIGVAATIKVWFVRVRISVEVGIDLHLWLPPFGGRATVKLWFISFSFGFGSSRDSTPAVDWPEFRTQIPAPVRVIPNEGLLADADQGEIARRAAAKEPALVSSAGFTFTTEAGIPASHLYINERLIKQSDEGSIDIRPMRKTGVTSAHRVTITKDGTTFHPTDHHWVVKPVTGTVAPGLWGKPLAKPGDALDGDQLLENRLTGLRITLPKPDYGTDTGPVTSKALSYEGLPDGRMPLRVSDPAGPEPRADDQSVRTIVDTVAADTVKDRRTAVLSTLARLGAGPGADTDSPLTGYAALAGRSLTTPPLTTTATR from the coding sequence ATGGCGCTGACGGTCGACGAACTGGTTGCACTGTTCCCGGCGGGGGGTGCCGGTACGTTCGAGCTCGACACCGGGCGGCTCGGGCTGAGCGGCGAGGCCGAGTCCCTGGAGCACCTGCCGAGCGGCATTCTGACCCTCACTGAGGCGACTGCCGACAGCGCCGCTCTGACGGTGACCGGCAAAGTCACTTTGGCCGGTGAGGAGATGCCGGCCAGCGCCCGGTTCTTCGCCACCGGCAGGGCGGTCGACGCGCTGCTCTTCGAGGCGAGCCCGGCGACCTGGCTGCTCCAGACCGCCGTCGCCCGCGTCGACCTGTCCGGACTGTCCGGCGGCCGGTCGCTGCGGGTCCTGCTGGCCGCCGGACAGGCCGCGGCCGCGGCCGGACGGTGCCCCGGCACCGGGCCCTGGGTGGGTTTCCAGCTCGGCGGGGCGGTCGCCGACCCGCTGGAGTTCCGCGCCGAACTGCGCAAGGAGTCCATCGGCACGGCCCAACCCCTCGACGGACCGCCGCTGCTGATCACCCCGCTGCTCGAAGCCCTCGGCGAGTACGGCGTCGAACTGCCCGGACCGCTGGTCCACTGGTTGGAGCGGGTTCAGCTGCACCAGCACCCGATGGGCAAGACGGACAACCTGATGGTCACCGCCGAGGCGCCGGTGGACCACGGCACCGGCGCGAATCCCGTGGAACTGCTGGTGCTGCGGACCACGGCGCTCGGCCGCACCGATCAGGAGGGCAAACCCAAGGCCACCACCGTCGCCATGGTCCGGGTCCGCACGGACTGGGACGGTTCCGGGCTGCCGGTGGTCGGACCCATGATCGGCAACGGGCTGCTGTCCCTGCCCGCGCTCCAGATCATGTACGTCTCCGAGAACCTCAACGCCGAAGATGTCATCAAGATCAACCGGGTCGTCACGGAGTACAACCTCGGCCCGCTCCAGCAGTTGCCGGTGGTGAACGAGGCGGCAGGTGTCCCGCTGGGCAAGAACGTGAGTGCGGCGGCCTACCTCGCGGTCATGGGCAATCCGACCCCGGCACTGGTGATCACCGTCCCGCCGAAGTTCGGACCGGCTCCGGAGAGCCCGGAGAAGCCGAAGCTCGAATACGAGTTCGTGATCGGCAAGCAGTTCGGGCCGGTCTACCTCTCCGCGATCGTGTTCCGCTACGACCTTAAAAAAGGTTTGCTGATCGAGCTCCAAGGCCAGGTCACGGTCGGTTCTCTCACCTGGCAGGTCGCCGGACTCGGCTTCTACGTCGGCATGAGCGGCGGCTTCCCGCTGCTGCCCTTCCTGCACGGCATGAACATCGAAGCCACCGCCGCCGACGGGCTCATTGGCCTCAAGGGCGGCCTGCTCAACAAGAAACCCGACGACTCCACCCTCGACTTCGAACTCGCCGGACTGATCCTCGTCCAGGCGATGGCGGTCGAACTCGGCGCCCAGGCCGTGTGGGCACGCAGCGTCGAAGGCTGGCACTCAGTCTTCATTTACGGCGAGATCTCCCTCGTCGGCGGCGCCTCGGTCTTCGGCCCGCCGCCCTTCACCGTCACCGGCTTCTCCGCCGGATTCGGGATCAACAGCTCCTTCAAGAAGGTCCCCACCGGCGCCGAGCTCGCCGAATTCCCGCTGGTGGCACGGCTGGACGCGGCCCAAGCCCTGCCCGGCATGCCCGCCCCGACGCCGTACACCCCCGAGGACGCGCTCAAGGCCCTCACCGGACCCACCGGCTGGATCCGCCCCACCGAGGGCCAGTACTGGATCGCCGCCGGAGTGAAGTTCACCAGCTTCGGCTTCATCGAGACCAAAGCCCTCGCCGTCATCGAACTCGGCGACTCCGTCAAGGCCATGCTGCTCGGCCGCACCTCCGTCAGCCTGCCGCGCACCCTCAAACCGAACGCCCGGGCCATCGCCAGGGTGAACATCGGCCTGAGCCTCGGCTTCAGTTCCGCCGAGCACTGCCTGTCCATGGACGTGGCTCTGCTGCCCGGCAGCTATGTGCTCGACCCGTCGATCGAACTCACCGGTGGCATTGCCGTCTACGTCTGGACTGGCGGAGGCCGCGCCGGGGATTTCGCCATCAGCCTCGGCGGCTACCACCCCGCCTACAACGTCCCCACGCACTACCCCCGGCCCAAGCGACTCGGGTTCGTGTGGTCCCCGGCCAGCGACATCACCGTGCGGGCCGAGGCCTACGCCGCGATCACCCCCGCCGCGTTCATGTTCGGCGGGCGCCTGGCCGCCGTCTACGACAAGGGCATCTTCTCCGCGTGGTTCACCGCACACCTGGACGTGCTGGTCCAGTGGAAACCCTTCTACCTCGATGTCCGGCTCGGCATCAGCATCGGCGTCGCGGCCACCATCAAGGTCTGGTTCGTCCGGGTCCGCATCTCCGTCGAGGTCGGCATCGACCTCCACCTGTGGCTGCCGCCCTTCGGGGGCCGGGCCACCGTCAAACTCTGGTTCATCTCCTTCAGCTTCGGCTTCGGCTCCTCCCGCGACAGCACCCCCGCCGTGGACTGGCCCGAGTTCCGCACCCAGATCCCCGCACCCGTCCGGGTCATCCCCAACGAGGGCCTGCTCGCCGACGCCGATCAGGGTGAGATCGCCCGGCGCGCGGCTGCCAAGGAACCGGCCCTCGTCTCCTCGGCCGGATTCACCTTCACCACCGAAGCCGGCATCCCCGCCTCGCACCTGTACATCAACGAACGGTTGATCAAGCAGTCCGACGAGGGGAGCATCGACATCCGCCCCATGCGGAAGACCGGTGTCACTTCCGCCCACCGGGTCACCATTACCAAGGACGGCACGACCTTCCACCCCACCGACCATCACTGGGTGGTCAAGCCGGTCACCGGCACGGTCGCCCCCGGCCTGTGGGGCAAGCCCCTGGCCAAACCCGGAGATGCGCTCGACGGCGACCAGCTGCTCGAAAACCGCCTCACCGGACTGAGGATCACCCTCCCCAAGCCGGACTACGGCACCGACACCGGGCCCGTCACCTCAAAGGCGCTCTCGTACGAAGGACTCCCGGACGGTCGCATGCCCCTGCGCGTGTCCGACCCCGCCGGGCCCGAGCCGCGGGCCGACGACCAAAGCGTCCGGACCATCGTCGACACCGTCGCCGCCGACACCGTCAAGGACCGCCGCACCGCCGTGCTCAGCACCCTCGCCCGGCTCGGCGCGGGACCCGGCGCCGACACCGACAGTCCGCTCACCGGCTACGCCGCACTCGCCGGCCGCAGCCTGACCACCCCGCCCCTGACCACCACCGCGACGAGGTGA